In Tenebrio molitor chromosome 8, icTenMoli1.1, whole genome shotgun sequence, a genomic segment contains:
- the LOC138136611 gene encoding restin homolog isoform X4, with protein sequence MENTLHPENCNDLSYEVLSEKKYTEKEDVQVIKVISDVLEKKLHNSTTEIFKPVTPSRVTEEVQVIGKEIRETATEIIEKITSRFTEEVQVVEKELLNTTTEVIKEVTPSFTDEVPTETSVKLLPEIVCGDILESGLGVIQTGDITSEILSQEKSHAAHQKDIIKSEQEVIQVGDITTEIMLQEKSLLVTDKNVTKSEQEVSRLGEATEIISQENSHAAHEDIIKSEQEVIQVLDITTEIISQEKSHVTDKNVTKSEEEVIGLGDTTEIISQEKSHATHQDIIKSEQELIQVGDITTEIMLQEKPPHVTDKNVTKSEQEIIRLGNRTEIISQEKSHVTDKNVTKPEEKVIGLGDTTEIISQEKSQKDIIKSEQEVIQVGDTTEIILKEKPLHVTDKNLTKSERRVSGPGDTTEIISQEKFRSTHQDIIKSEPEAIQVLDITTEVISQEKLHVTDQNVTKPEEEVIGLGDTTEIISQEKSHATHQKDIIKSEQGVIQVGNITTEIILQEKPHVTDSDKNVTKSEQELIGVGDTTEIISQEKFHATHEDIIKSNREVTQVGDITEIILQEKSHVTDKNITKSEQEVIGLGDTTEIISQEKSHATHETIIKSEQEVIQVGDITTEIMLQEKPPHVTDKNVTKSEQEVIHPGDTTVIISQEKSDIHEGSYKSTAESTTRVTYVTVEVIPEDTEQVTARKSASDEVVHPIVQTVQDVAHDKMSPKNLIPEIISVDDITQSSGENVDQVPNITIQVTPDEENDVLNETTIVTENNLTAEIPSDGESEKQTDMDATATAQYEQAALTLLSLAFEKLKLNSTADLEETFLSCEDPQEACSYLIETDNQTNEMANKSELKLDASCVSENAENREMSDRLSASFTSNEINTTGETKETLDVTPFRSSKANTVDDSLVVQYDEIMAASPSLFAEKLPKYEKCSDFLLKINGLQQTISKLKLLNRLKEGEILKLKQNKFGPLETSEDQMLTNGKNESSESQLIEAQNKISELMSQNKKIEEKYEKEIHEVKVKLEEKEQKLQLLKENSAELEQKLTAAKDENKKSSEQWKEILDRSDKILVGFSKNLKEAEEKNNKMETKYNDLNIVLNSVIEKYEKCKQSIITLKTNEETYKNHIKALEKKFEQAADEYEKFKIKALAQIDEANKENLKLQQQPKKRLTGDISKRSYYRN encoded by the exons atgGAAAACACATTACACCCAGAAAACTGTAACGATTTAAGTTATGAAGTTCTATCGGAAAAG aaatataCTGAAAAGGAAGATGTTCAAGTCATCAAAGTAATTTCAGATGTTCTTGAAAAG aaatTACACAATTCAACCACAGAGATATTCAAGCCAGTAACACCATCTCGTGTCACTGAAGAGGTCCAAGTCATCGGAAAg GAAATACGCGAAACAGCTACAGaaataattgagaaaataacaTCTAGATTCACCGAAGAGGTCCAAGTCGTTGAAAAG GAATTACTCAATACAACTACTGAAGTAATCAAGGAGGTCACACCTAGCTTCACTGACGAGGTACCAACTGAAACATCTGTGAAGTTACTTCCTGAAATTGTCTGTGGG GACATCCTGGAATCTGGACTAGGCGTCATTCAAACAGGAGACATAACAAGTGAAATACTTTCCCAAGAAAAATCTCATGCCGCTCACcag AAGgacataataaaatctgaacaAGAAGTCATTCAAGTGGGAGACATAACAACTGAAATAATGTTGCAAGAAAAATCACTACTCGTCACTGACAAG AACGTAACGAAATCTGAACAAGAAGTTAGTCGTTTAGGAGAAGCAACTGAAATAATTTCCCAAGAAAACTCCCATGCCGCTCACgag gacataataaaatctgaacaAGAAGTCATTCAAGTATTGGACATAACAACTGAAATAATTTCCCAAGAAAAATCACATGTCACGGACAAG AACGTAACAAAATCTGAAGAAGAAGTCATTGGTCTAGGAGATACAACTGAAATAATTTCCCAAGAAAAATCTCACGCCACTCACCAG gacataataaaatctgaacaAGAACTCATCCAAGTGGGAGACATAACAACTGAAATAATGTTGCAAGAAAAACCACCACACGTCACTGACAAG AACGTAACGAAATCCGAACAAGAAATCATTCGTCTAGGAAACAGAACTGAAATCATTTCCCAAGAAAAATCACACGTCACTGACAAG AACGTAACGAAACCTGAAGAAAAAGTCATTGGCCTAGGAGATACAACTGAAATAATTTCCCAAGAAAAATCCcag AAGgacataataaaatctgaacaAGAAGTAATTCAAGTGGGAGATACAACTGAAATAATATTGAAAGAAAAACCACTACACGTCACTGACAAG AACCTAACGAAATCTGAACGAAGAGTCAGTGGTCCAGGAGACACAACTGAAATAATTTCGCAAGAAAAATTCCGTTCCACTCACcag gacataataaaatctgaaccAGAAGCCATTCAAGTATTAGACATAACAACTGAAGTAATTTCCCAAGAAAAATTACACGTCACGGACCAg AACGTAACTAAACCTGAAGAAGAAGTCATTGGTCTAGGAGATACAACTGAAATAATTTCCCAAGAAAAATCCCATGCCACTCACcag AAGgacataataaaatctgaacaAGGAGTCATTCAAGTGGGAAACATAACAACTGAAATAATATTGCAGGAAAAACCACACGTCACTGACAGTGACaag AACGTAACGAAATCTGAACAAGAACTCATTGGTGTAGGAGACACAACTGAAATAATTTCTCAAGAAAAATTTCATGCCACTCACGAg GACATAATAAAATCTAACCGAGAAGTAACTCAAGTAGGAGACATAacggaaataattttgcaagaaAAATCACACGTCACTGACAAG AATATAACGAAATCTGAACAAGAAGTCATTGGTCTAGGAGACACTACTGAAATCATTTCCCAAGAAAAATCCCATGCCACTCACgag AccataataaaatctgaacaAGAAGTCATTCAAGTGGGAGACATAACAACTGAAATAATGTTGCAAGAAAAACCACCCCACGTCACTGACAAG AACGTAACGAAATCTGAACAAGAAGTTATTCATCCAGGAGACACAACTGTAATAATTTCCCAAGAAAAATCCGACATTCACGAG GGATCATATAAGTCCACTGCAGAAAGTACTACGCGAGTGACGTATGTAACTGTCGAAGTAATACCTGAGGATACTGAGCAAGTCACTGCGAGAAAGTCCGCCTCTGACGAGGTAGTCCATCCAATTGTTCAGACAGTTCAAGATGTTGCCCATGATAAAATGAGTCCTAAGAATCTTATTCCTGAAATAATTTCTGTTGAT gaTATAACACAATCTAGTGGCGAAAATGTTGATCAAGTTCCTAACATAACTATTCAAGTTACTCCGGACGAAGAAAATGATGTCCTTAATGAAACAACAATTGTAACAGAAAACAATCTTACTGCTGAGATTCCTTCTGACGGG GAATCGGAGAAACAGACGGACATGGACGCAACTGCCACTGCACAATACGAGCAAGCTGCTTTAACCTTGCTGTCTCTagcttttgaaaaattaaaactcaaTTCCACCGCCGATTtggaagaaacatttttaagttGTGAAGATCCGCAGGAGGCA TGCAGTTATCTCATCGAGACTGACAATCAAACAAATGAAATGGCTAATAAATCAGAATTAAAACTTGATGCGTCCTGTGTTAGTGAGAATGCGGAGAATAGAGAAATGTCTGACAGATTATCAGCTTCGTttacatcaaatgaaattaatacGACTGGCGAGACTAAGGAAACTTTAGACGTCACTCCGTTTAGATCAAGTAAAGCTAATACAGTTGATGATTCTCTAGTAGTACAGTATGACGAAATAATGGCAGCG tCGCCTTCACTTTTCGCTGAAAAGCTGCCAAAGTATGAAAAGTGTTCGGATTTCCTGTTAAAAATCAATGGTTTGCAACAAACGATTTCAAAGTTAAAACTCTTAAATAGATTAAAAGAGGGTGAAATTTTAAAGCttaagcaaaataaatttggaccTCTCGAAACCAGTGAGGATCAAATGCTCACGAATGGGAAAAATGAATCAAGTGAAAGTCAGCTCATCGAAGCTCAGAACAAAATATCTGAGTTGATGTCACAAAATaagaagatcgaagaaaaatatgaaaaagaaatacacgAAGTGAAAGTTAAGCTGGAAGAAAAAGAGCAGAAACTCCAgttattgaaagaaaatagtgCAGAACTGGAACAAAAACTAACTGCAGCGAAAGATGAAAACAAAAAGTCTAGTGAACAATGGAA GGAGATTCTGGATAGGAGTGATAAAATTTTGGTgggattttcaaaaaatttgaaggAAGCcgaagagaaaaataataaaatggaaacTAAATACAACGATTTGAATATTGTACTCAACTCTGTAATAGA aaaatatgaaaagtgTAAACAAAGCATAATCACGTTAAAAACTAATGAAGAGACTTACAAAAATCATATCAAGGCTTTGGAGAAAAAGTTTGAACAAGCAGCTGACGAAtacgaaaaatttaagataaaAGCGTTGGCTCAAATAGACGA ggcaaataaagaaaatttgaaGTTACAACAACAACCGAAAAAGCGACTAACCGGTGACATCTCAAAACGTTCGTAttacagaaattaa
- the LOC138136611 gene encoding uncharacterized protein isoform X2, producing the protein MKEISSEPGEEKMTDMAKQVMAEIIGRKYTEKEDVQVIKVISDVLEKKLHNSTTEIFKPVTPSRVTEEVQVIGKEIRETATEIIEKITSRFTEEVQVVEKELLNTTTEVIKEVTPSFTDEVPTETSVKLLPEIVCGDILESGLGVIQTGDITSEILSQEKSHAAHQDIIKSEQEVIQVGDITTEIMLQEKSLLVTDKNVTKSEQEVSRLGEATEIISQENSHAAHEDIIKSEQEVIQVLDITTEIISQEKSHVTDKNVTKSEEEVIGLGDTTEIISQEKSHATHQDIIKSEQELIQVGDITTEIMLQEKPPHVTDKNVTKSEQEIIRLGNRTEIISQEKSHVTDKNVTKPEEKVIGLGDTTEIISQEKSQKDIIKSEQEVIQVGDTTEIILKEKPLHVTDKNLTKSERRVSGPGDTTEIISQEKFRSTHQDIIKSEPEAIQVLDITTEVISQEKLHVTDQNVTKPEEEVIGLGDTTEIISQEKSHATHQKDIIKSEQGVIQVGNITTEIILQEKPHVTDSDKNVTKSEQELIGVGDTTEIISQEKFHATHEDIIKSNREVTQVGDITEIILQEKSHVTDKNITKSEQEVIGLGDTTEIISQEKSHATHETIIKSEQEVIQVGDITTEIMLQEKPPHVTDKNVTKSEQEVIHPGDTTVIISQEKSDIHEGSYKSTAESTTRVTYVTVEVIPEDTEQVTARKSASDEVVHPIVQTVQDVAHDKMSPKNLIPEIISVDDITQSSGENVDQVPNITIQVTPDEENDVLNETTIVTENNLTAEIPSDGESEKQTDMDATATAQYEQAALTLLSLAFEKLKLNSTADLEETFLSCEDPQEACSYLIETDNQTNEMANKSELKLDASCVSENAENREMSDRLSASFTSNEINTTGETKETLDVTPFRSSKANTVDDSLVVQYDEIMAASPSLFAEKLPKYEKCSDFLLKINGLQQTISKLKLLNRLKEGEILKLKQNKFGPLETSEDQMLTNGKNESSESQLIEAQNKISELMSQNKKIEEKYEKEIHEVKVKLEEKEQKLQLLKENSAELEQKLTAAKDENKKSSEQWKEILDRSDKILVGFSKNLKEAEEKNNKMETKYNDLNIVLNSVIEKYEKCKQSIITLKTNEETYKNHIKALEKKFEQAADEYEKFKIKALAQIDEANKENLKLQQQPKKRLTGDISKRSYYRN; encoded by the exons atgaaagagATATCTTCTGAACCCGGCGAAGAAAAAATGACAGATATGGCCAAGCAAGTTATGGCGGAAATTATAGGAAGG aaatataCTGAAAAGGAAGATGTTCAAGTCATCAAAGTAATTTCAGATGTTCTTGAAAAG aaatTACACAATTCAACCACAGAGATATTCAAGCCAGTAACACCATCTCGTGTCACTGAAGAGGTCCAAGTCATCGGAAAg GAAATACGCGAAACAGCTACAGaaataattgagaaaataacaTCTAGATTCACCGAAGAGGTCCAAGTCGTTGAAAAG GAATTACTCAATACAACTACTGAAGTAATCAAGGAGGTCACACCTAGCTTCACTGACGAGGTACCAACTGAAACATCTGTGAAGTTACTTCCTGAAATTGTCTGTGGG GACATCCTGGAATCTGGACTAGGCGTCATTCAAACAGGAGACATAACAAGTGAAATACTTTCCCAAGAAAAATCTCATGCCGCTCACcag gacataataaaatctgaacaAGAAGTCATTCAAGTGGGAGACATAACAACTGAAATAATGTTGCAAGAAAAATCACTACTCGTCACTGACAAG AACGTAACGAAATCTGAACAAGAAGTTAGTCGTTTAGGAGAAGCAACTGAAATAATTTCCCAAGAAAACTCCCATGCCGCTCACgag gacataataaaatctgaacaAGAAGTCATTCAAGTATTGGACATAACAACTGAAATAATTTCCCAAGAAAAATCACATGTCACGGACAAG AACGTAACAAAATCTGAAGAAGAAGTCATTGGTCTAGGAGATACAACTGAAATAATTTCCCAAGAAAAATCTCACGCCACTCACCAG gacataataaaatctgaacaAGAACTCATCCAAGTGGGAGACATAACAACTGAAATAATGTTGCAAGAAAAACCACCACACGTCACTGACAAG AACGTAACGAAATCCGAACAAGAAATCATTCGTCTAGGAAACAGAACTGAAATCATTTCCCAAGAAAAATCACACGTCACTGACAAG AACGTAACGAAACCTGAAGAAAAAGTCATTGGCCTAGGAGATACAACTGAAATAATTTCCCAAGAAAAATCCcag AAGgacataataaaatctgaacaAGAAGTAATTCAAGTGGGAGATACAACTGAAATAATATTGAAAGAAAAACCACTACACGTCACTGACAAG AACCTAACGAAATCTGAACGAAGAGTCAGTGGTCCAGGAGACACAACTGAAATAATTTCGCAAGAAAAATTCCGTTCCACTCACcag gacataataaaatctgaaccAGAAGCCATTCAAGTATTAGACATAACAACTGAAGTAATTTCCCAAGAAAAATTACACGTCACGGACCAg AACGTAACTAAACCTGAAGAAGAAGTCATTGGTCTAGGAGATACAACTGAAATAATTTCCCAAGAAAAATCCCATGCCACTCACcag AAGgacataataaaatctgaacaAGGAGTCATTCAAGTGGGAAACATAACAACTGAAATAATATTGCAGGAAAAACCACACGTCACTGACAGTGACaag AACGTAACGAAATCTGAACAAGAACTCATTGGTGTAGGAGACACAACTGAAATAATTTCTCAAGAAAAATTTCATGCCACTCACGAg GACATAATAAAATCTAACCGAGAAGTAACTCAAGTAGGAGACATAacggaaataattttgcaagaaAAATCACACGTCACTGACAAG AATATAACGAAATCTGAACAAGAAGTCATTGGTCTAGGAGACACTACTGAAATCATTTCCCAAGAAAAATCCCATGCCACTCACgag AccataataaaatctgaacaAGAAGTCATTCAAGTGGGAGACATAACAACTGAAATAATGTTGCAAGAAAAACCACCCCACGTCACTGACAAG AACGTAACGAAATCTGAACAAGAAGTTATTCATCCAGGAGACACAACTGTAATAATTTCCCAAGAAAAATCCGACATTCACGAG GGATCATATAAGTCCACTGCAGAAAGTACTACGCGAGTGACGTATGTAACTGTCGAAGTAATACCTGAGGATACTGAGCAAGTCACTGCGAGAAAGTCCGCCTCTGACGAGGTAGTCCATCCAATTGTTCAGACAGTTCAAGATGTTGCCCATGATAAAATGAGTCCTAAGAATCTTATTCCTGAAATAATTTCTGTTGAT gaTATAACACAATCTAGTGGCGAAAATGTTGATCAAGTTCCTAACATAACTATTCAAGTTACTCCGGACGAAGAAAATGATGTCCTTAATGAAACAACAATTGTAACAGAAAACAATCTTACTGCTGAGATTCCTTCTGACGGG GAATCGGAGAAACAGACGGACATGGACGCAACTGCCACTGCACAATACGAGCAAGCTGCTTTAACCTTGCTGTCTCTagcttttgaaaaattaaaactcaaTTCCACCGCCGATTtggaagaaacatttttaagttGTGAAGATCCGCAGGAGGCA TGCAGTTATCTCATCGAGACTGACAATCAAACAAATGAAATGGCTAATAAATCAGAATTAAAACTTGATGCGTCCTGTGTTAGTGAGAATGCGGAGAATAGAGAAATGTCTGACAGATTATCAGCTTCGTttacatcaaatgaaattaatacGACTGGCGAGACTAAGGAAACTTTAGACGTCACTCCGTTTAGATCAAGTAAAGCTAATACAGTTGATGATTCTCTAGTAGTACAGTATGACGAAATAATGGCAGCG tCGCCTTCACTTTTCGCTGAAAAGCTGCCAAAGTATGAAAAGTGTTCGGATTTCCTGTTAAAAATCAATGGTTTGCAACAAACGATTTCAAAGTTAAAACTCTTAAATAGATTAAAAGAGGGTGAAATTTTAAAGCttaagcaaaataaatttggaccTCTCGAAACCAGTGAGGATCAAATGCTCACGAATGGGAAAAATGAATCAAGTGAAAGTCAGCTCATCGAAGCTCAGAACAAAATATCTGAGTTGATGTCACAAAATaagaagatcgaagaaaaatatgaaaaagaaatacacgAAGTGAAAGTTAAGCTGGAAGAAAAAGAGCAGAAACTCCAgttattgaaagaaaatagtgCAGAACTGGAACAAAAACTAACTGCAGCGAAAGATGAAAACAAAAAGTCTAGTGAACAATGGAA GGAGATTCTGGATAGGAGTGATAAAATTTTGGTgggattttcaaaaaatttgaaggAAGCcgaagagaaaaataataaaatggaaacTAAATACAACGATTTGAATATTGTACTCAACTCTGTAATAGA aaaatatgaaaagtgTAAACAAAGCATAATCACGTTAAAAACTAATGAAGAGACTTACAAAAATCATATCAAGGCTTTGGAGAAAAAGTTTGAACAAGCAGCTGACGAAtacgaaaaatttaagataaaAGCGTTGGCTCAAATAGACGA ggcaaataaagaaaatttgaaGTTACAACAACAACCGAAAAAGCGACTAACCGGTGACATCTCAAAACGTTCGTAttacagaaattaa
- the LOC138136611 gene encoding restin homolog isoform X12: protein MKEISSEPGEEKMTDMAKQVMAEIIGRKYTEKEDVQVIKVISDVLEKKLHNSTTEIFKPVTPSRVTEEVQVIGKEIRETATEIIEKITSRFTEEVQVVEKELLNTTTEVIKEVTPSFTDEVPTETSVKLLPEIVCGDILESGLGVIQTGDITSEILSQEKSHAAHQKDIIKSEQEVIQVGDITTEIMLQEKSLLVTDKNVTKSEEVIGLGDTTEIISQEKSHATHQKDIIKSEQEVIQVGDTTEIILKEKPLHVTDKNLTKSERRVSGPGDTTEIISQEKFRSTHQDIIKSEPEAIQVLDITTEVISQEKLHVTDQNVTKPEEEVIGLGDTTEIISQEKSHATHQKDIIKSEQGVIQVGNITTEIILQEKPHVTDSDKNVTKSEQELIGVGDTTEIISQEKFHATHEDIIKSNREVTQVGDITEIILQEKSHVTDKNITKSEQEVIGLGDTTEIISQEKSHATHETIIKSEQEVIQVGDITTEIMLQEKPPHVTDKNVTKSEQEVIHPGDTTVIISQEKSDIHEGSYKSTAESTTRVTYVTVEVIPEDTEQVTARKSASDEVVHPIVQTVQDVAHDKMSPKNLIPEIISVDDITQSSGENVDQVPNITIQVTPDEENDVLNETTIVTENNLTAEIPSDGESEKQTDMDATATAQYEQAALTLLSLAFEKLKLNSTADLEETFLSCEDPQEACSYLIETDNQTNEMANKSELKLDASCVSENAENREMSDRLSASFTSNEINTTGETKETLDVTPFRSSKANTVDDSLVVQYDEIMAASPSLFAEKLPKYEKCSDFLLKINGLQQTISKLKLLNRLKEGEILKLKQNKFGPLETSEDQMLTNGKNESSESQLIEAQNKISELMSQNKKIEEKYEKEIHEVKVKLEEKEQKLQLLKENSAELEQKLTAAKDENKKSSEQWKEILDRSDKILVGFSKNLKEAEEKNNKMETKYNDLNIVLNSVIEKYEKCKQSIITLKTNEETYKNHIKALEKKFEQAADEYEKFKIKALAQIDEANKENLKLQQQPKKRLTGDISKRSYYRN from the exons atgaaagagATATCTTCTGAACCCGGCGAAGAAAAAATGACAGATATGGCCAAGCAAGTTATGGCGGAAATTATAGGAAGG aaatataCTGAAAAGGAAGATGTTCAAGTCATCAAAGTAATTTCAGATGTTCTTGAAAAG aaatTACACAATTCAACCACAGAGATATTCAAGCCAGTAACACCATCTCGTGTCACTGAAGAGGTCCAAGTCATCGGAAAg GAAATACGCGAAACAGCTACAGaaataattgagaaaataacaTCTAGATTCACCGAAGAGGTCCAAGTCGTTGAAAAG GAATTACTCAATACAACTACTGAAGTAATCAAGGAGGTCACACCTAGCTTCACTGACGAGGTACCAACTGAAACATCTGTGAAGTTACTTCCTGAAATTGTCTGTGGG GACATCCTGGAATCTGGACTAGGCGTCATTCAAACAGGAGACATAACAAGTGAAATACTTTCCCAAGAAAAATCTCATGCCGCTCACcag AAGgacataataaaatctgaacaAGAAGTCATTCAAGTGGGAGACATAACAACTGAAATAATGTTGCAAGAAAAATCACTACTCGTCACTGACAAG AACGTAACGAAATCTGAA GAAGTCATTGGTCTAGGAGATACAACTGAAATAATTTCCCAAGAAAAATCTCACGCCACTCACCAG AAGgacataataaaatctgaacaAGAAGTAATTCAAGTGGGAGATACAACTGAAATAATATTGAAAGAAAAACCACTACACGTCACTGACAAG AACCTAACGAAATCTGAACGAAGAGTCAGTGGTCCAGGAGACACAACTGAAATAATTTCGCAAGAAAAATTCCGTTCCACTCACcag gacataataaaatctgaaccAGAAGCCATTCAAGTATTAGACATAACAACTGAAGTAATTTCCCAAGAAAAATTACACGTCACGGACCAg AACGTAACTAAACCTGAAGAAGAAGTCATTGGTCTAGGAGATACAACTGAAATAATTTCCCAAGAAAAATCCCATGCCACTCACcag AAGgacataataaaatctgaacaAGGAGTCATTCAAGTGGGAAACATAACAACTGAAATAATATTGCAGGAAAAACCACACGTCACTGACAGTGACaag AACGTAACGAAATCTGAACAAGAACTCATTGGTGTAGGAGACACAACTGAAATAATTTCTCAAGAAAAATTTCATGCCACTCACGAg GACATAATAAAATCTAACCGAGAAGTAACTCAAGTAGGAGACATAacggaaataattttgcaagaaAAATCACACGTCACTGACAAG AATATAACGAAATCTGAACAAGAAGTCATTGGTCTAGGAGACACTACTGAAATCATTTCCCAAGAAAAATCCCATGCCACTCACgag AccataataaaatctgaacaAGAAGTCATTCAAGTGGGAGACATAACAACTGAAATAATGTTGCAAGAAAAACCACCCCACGTCACTGACAAG AACGTAACGAAATCTGAACAAGAAGTTATTCATCCAGGAGACACAACTGTAATAATTTCCCAAGAAAAATCCGACATTCACGAG GGATCATATAAGTCCACTGCAGAAAGTACTACGCGAGTGACGTATGTAACTGTCGAAGTAATACCTGAGGATACTGAGCAAGTCACTGCGAGAAAGTCCGCCTCTGACGAGGTAGTCCATCCAATTGTTCAGACAGTTCAAGATGTTGCCCATGATAAAATGAGTCCTAAGAATCTTATTCCTGAAATAATTTCTGTTGAT gaTATAACACAATCTAGTGGCGAAAATGTTGATCAAGTTCCTAACATAACTATTCAAGTTACTCCGGACGAAGAAAATGATGTCCTTAATGAAACAACAATTGTAACAGAAAACAATCTTACTGCTGAGATTCCTTCTGACGGG GAATCGGAGAAACAGACGGACATGGACGCAACTGCCACTGCACAATACGAGCAAGCTGCTTTAACCTTGCTGTCTCTagcttttgaaaaattaaaactcaaTTCCACCGCCGATTtggaagaaacatttttaagttGTGAAGATCCGCAGGAGGCA TGCAGTTATCTCATCGAGACTGACAATCAAACAAATGAAATGGCTAATAAATCAGAATTAAAACTTGATGCGTCCTGTGTTAGTGAGAATGCGGAGAATAGAGAAATGTCTGACAGATTATCAGCTTCGTttacatcaaatgaaattaatacGACTGGCGAGACTAAGGAAACTTTAGACGTCACTCCGTTTAGATCAAGTAAAGCTAATACAGTTGATGATTCTCTAGTAGTACAGTATGACGAAATAATGGCAGCG tCGCCTTCACTTTTCGCTGAAAAGCTGCCAAAGTATGAAAAGTGTTCGGATTTCCTGTTAAAAATCAATGGTTTGCAACAAACGATTTCAAAGTTAAAACTCTTAAATAGATTAAAAGAGGGTGAAATTTTAAAGCttaagcaaaataaatttggaccTCTCGAAACCAGTGAGGATCAAATGCTCACGAATGGGAAAAATGAATCAAGTGAAAGTCAGCTCATCGAAGCTCAGAACAAAATATCTGAGTTGATGTCACAAAATaagaagatcgaagaaaaatatgaaaaagaaatacacgAAGTGAAAGTTAAGCTGGAAGAAAAAGAGCAGAAACTCCAgttattgaaagaaaatagtgCAGAACTGGAACAAAAACTAACTGCAGCGAAAGATGAAAACAAAAAGTCTAGTGAACAATGGAA GGAGATTCTGGATAGGAGTGATAAAATTTTGGTgggattttcaaaaaatttgaaggAAGCcgaagagaaaaataataaaatggaaacTAAATACAACGATTTGAATATTGTACTCAACTCTGTAATAGA aaaatatgaaaagtgTAAACAAAGCATAATCACGTTAAAAACTAATGAAGAGACTTACAAAAATCATATCAAGGCTTTGGAGAAAAAGTTTGAACAAGCAGCTGACGAAtacgaaaaatttaagataaaAGCGTTGGCTCAAATAGACGA ggcaaataaagaaaatttgaaGTTACAACAACAACCGAAAAAGCGACTAACCGGTGACATCTCAAAACGTTCGTAttacagaaattaa